Proteins from a single region of Strix aluco isolate bStrAlu1 chromosome W, bStrAlu1.hap1, whole genome shotgun sequence:
- the LOC141917591 gene encoding cyclic AMP-responsive element-binding protein 3-like protein 4, whose product MSCPEELAALADEDLLDFLKNGPPCPEISGEENNLLEDWGLAEPELLNKEMDDFISFLMSPFGDEPGTLQGYSPADSDSSISEDQNLSHSPGSDFAGSPQSSDIVQFDHNYSLHWDWPVLKSVRSEMAEEDVSIDLETWRGLEGTNEVLEQSSGFPIAVAVDTGHQLVPRATVQSDFSELVLTEEERQLLEKEGVSLSTCLPLTKAEEQLLKKVCGMIWNKQSAQDSHYRKMIYVDELENRVAACMAQNHELQKKVQLLQKKNMSLLEQLWKLHAFVRQSTTAITCIMVLVLSFCLILPPPPPPPVSTVWEQRALAQSSPLPGLTTWFGFAVSPQLPSVLLQRPTWGQGLRPRTVLELDLKFFPSCGLCGGPCSEQDRERLVCPAQGGNDKAGSTCLAVLSWEIHEFPNQVRLSAPDMQEEAVLERLSPEPEDPLLLGSLNQSWEEGQSPPKPNPRSAFNSNSSSNPPAVAGSKLGPPQPQEQFSQNDPLHAAVLAAWKTKKQEWVEHAASVVIQQHHADEM is encoded by the exons ATGTCATGCCCAGAGGAATTGGCTGCCCTGGCAGATGAGGACCTGCTTGACTTCTTGAAGAATGGTCCTCCTTGCCCTGAAATATCAGGGGAGGAGAACAATCTGCTGGAAGACTGGGGTCTGGCAGAGCCTGAG CTCCTGAACAAGGAGATGGATGACTTCATCAGCTTCCTGATGAGCCCCTTTGGAGATGAACCAGGCACGCTGCAGGGTTATTCACCTGCTGACAGTGACAGCAGTATTTCTGAGGATCAGAATCTGTCCCATAGCCCTGGCAGTGACTTTGCTGGCAGCCCTCAGAGCTCAGATATTGTGCAGTTTGATCACAACTATTCTCTCCATTGGGATTGGCCTGTGCTCAAAAGTGTGAGGTCTGAAATGGCAGAAGAAGATGTTTCCATTGACCTTG aGACATGGAGGGGTTTGGAAGGCACAAATGAGGTGCTGGAACAGAGCTCCGGTTTCCCCATTGCTGTTGCTGTGGACACTGGACACCAGCTTGTGCCCAGAGCCACTGTGCAG TCTGACTTCTCAGAGCTGGTCCTgacagaggaggagaggcagcTCCTGGAGAAAGAAGGTGTTTCATTATCAACCTGTCTGCCGCTGACCAAA GCTGAAGAGCAGCTTCTGAAGAAAGTGTGTGGGATGATCTGGAACAAGCAGTCAGCCCAGGATAGTCATTACAGGAAGATGATCTACGTGGATGAACTGGAAAACAG GGTGGCAGCCTGCATGGCTCAGAACCACGAGCTGCAGAAGAAggtgcagctgctgcagaagaagAACAT GTCACTGCTTGAGCAGCTGTGGAAACTGCATGCCTTCGTGAGACAGTCTACCACAGCAATCACCTGCATCATG GTCCTGGTTCTGTCCTTCTGCCTcattctgccccccccccccccccccccagtctctACTGTTTGGGAGCAGAGAGCCCTAGCTCAGAG CAGCCCCTTGCCTGGGTTGACCACTTGGTTTGGCTTTGCTGTCTCACCCCAGCTGCCCTCAGTCCTGTTACAGAGACCCACCTGGGGGCAGGGCCTTAGGCCAAGGACAGTACTAGAACTGGAT TTGAAGTTTTTCCCCTCTTGTGGGCTCTGTGGTGGCCCATGCTCAGAGCAGGACCGTGAGAGGCTGGTATGTCCCGCTCAAGGTGGGAATGACAAGGCTGGCTCTACCTGTCTTGCAGTGCTGTCATGGGAGATCCATGAGTTCCCAAATCAGGTTAGACTGTCAGCACCTGATATGCAGGAGGAAGCTGTGCTGGAGAGGCTCAGCCCAGAGCCTGAGGACCCCTTGCTGTTGGGCAGCCTCAATCAATCATGGGAAGAGGGGCAGAGTCCACCAAAGCCCAATCCCAGATCTGCTTTCAACAGCAACTCATCCTCCAACCCTCCAGCAGTAGCAGGCTCCAAGCTGGGCCCTCCCCAGCCTCAGGAGCAGTTCTCCCAGAATGACCCTTTgcatgcagcagtgctggcagcatgGAAAACCAAGAAGCAGGAGTGGGTGGAACACGCTGCCAGCGTTGTCATCCAGCAGCACCATGCCGATGAGATGTGA